In Agromyces sp. 3263, a single genomic region encodes these proteins:
- a CDS encoding copper resistance protein CopC: MRVQRDAGRRHVGRAAAAGAALVAASAVLVVLPALPASAHNYVVATTPAEGATVTEQPGAISLETNDELLELDGGSVIEVQGPDGRYYGDGCTIVDGATAAMEAELGAPGDYTVTWRVVSTDGHPISGTWAFTWQPADGVALAEGSDAPGDCGGTAVVSTPGADQTGDTGDATDSTRSRDDAPAGFPTDALWIVGGVLAAAVAALVTWFAVRRRT; encoded by the coding sequence ATGCGCGTGCAGCGGGACGCCGGGCGCCGGCACGTGGGCCGGGCCGCGGCAGCGGGTGCGGCGCTCGTCGCGGCATCCGCAGTGCTCGTCGTGCTGCCGGCGCTGCCCGCGTCGGCGCACAACTACGTGGTCGCCACGACGCCTGCCGAGGGCGCGACGGTGACCGAGCAGCCGGGCGCGATCTCGCTCGAGACGAACGACGAGCTGCTCGAGCTCGACGGCGGCTCCGTCATCGAGGTGCAGGGGCCCGACGGGCGCTATTACGGCGACGGCTGCACGATCGTCGACGGAGCCACCGCGGCGATGGAGGCCGAGCTCGGCGCTCCGGGCGACTACACCGTCACCTGGCGGGTCGTCTCGACCGACGGCCACCCGATCTCGGGCACGTGGGCGTTCACCTGGCAGCCCGCCGATGGGGTGGCGCTCGCCGAGGGATCCGACGCGCCCGGCGACTGCGGGGGCACGGCCGTCGTCAGCACGCCCGGAGCCGATCAGACCGGCGACACCGGCGACGCGACCGACTCGACGCGATCCCGAGACGACGCGCCGGCCGGCTTCCCGACGGACGCGCTCTGGATCGTCGGCGGCGTCCTCGCCGCGGCGGTCGCCGCCCTCGTCACCTGGTTCGCGGTGCGCCGCCGAACCTGA
- a CDS encoding DEAD/DEAH box helicase codes for MTQPLLDRVPRPYDADAMYDAFVEWADDRGFALYPAQDEAIIEIVSGANVVLSTPTGTGKSLVAVAAHAASVARGGRSYYTAPIKALVSEKFFQLAEIFGAANVGMVTGDSSVNPDAPIICCTAEILANLALRHGADAAVDQVVMDEFHYYGDPDRGWAWQVPLITLARAQFILMSATLGDVTAIADDLTRRTGRETARVTGVDRPVPLHFSYAKTPVQETVEELLETRQAPVYIVHFSQAAAMERAQALSSIRVVSREQRDEIADAIGGFRFNTGFGKILSRLVRAGIGVHHAGMLPRYRRLVETLAQRGLLRVICGTDTLGVGINVPIRTVLITALSKFDGQKMRQLSAREFHQIAGRAGRAGYDTAGTVVVLAPEHEIENEAAVRKAGDDPKKIKKIVRKKAPAGQITWGEGSFERLVAAEPEPLTPQLKLTAAMLINVIGRGGDVARGIRSLCFDNHEPRARRFELARRALDILRTLRDAGVVDLLRASAPGRLADLRLTVDLQPNFALNQPLSPFALAAIELLDPDGAPGTGVGTGHYALDVVSVIESTLDDPRPILAQQQYKARGEAVGAMKQEGIEYEQRMELLEEVTWPKPLDELLAQAFETFASSQPWVRDFELSPKAVVRDMFERSMSFGEYVSFYQLARSEGLVLRYLSDAFRAIRQTVPTEAKDEELLDIIEWLGELVRQVDSSLVDEWNELVDPTSHLPEDDVPVVPPAPPSVVTNRRAFTVLVRNELFRRVQLAALDHDDELQLLDPGELWPDALNRYYAEHDEILTGAPARSPRLVAIDETDAASGIWRVEQTIDDPAGDHDWRIRGEVDLEASAEAGAAVVHVTEVVRL; via the coding sequence GTGACCCAGCCCCTGCTCGACCGCGTTCCGCGCCCCTACGACGCCGACGCCATGTACGACGCCTTCGTCGAGTGGGCCGACGACCGGGGCTTCGCGCTCTACCCCGCGCAGGACGAGGCGATCATCGAGATCGTCTCGGGCGCGAACGTCGTGCTCTCCACCCCGACGGGCACCGGCAAGTCGCTCGTCGCCGTGGCCGCGCACGCGGCATCCGTCGCCCGTGGCGGTCGCAGCTACTACACGGCGCCGATCAAGGCGCTCGTGAGCGAGAAGTTCTTCCAGCTCGCCGAGATCTTCGGGGCCGCGAACGTCGGCATGGTCACCGGCGACAGCTCGGTGAACCCCGACGCGCCCATCATCTGCTGCACGGCCGAGATCCTCGCCAACCTCGCCCTCAGGCATGGGGCGGATGCCGCGGTCGACCAGGTCGTGATGGACGAGTTCCACTACTACGGCGATCCCGACCGCGGCTGGGCGTGGCAGGTGCCGCTCATCACGCTCGCCCGCGCGCAGTTCATCCTCATGTCGGCGACGCTCGGCGACGTGACGGCGATCGCCGACGACCTCACCCGCCGCACCGGGCGCGAGACCGCGCGGGTCACCGGCGTCGACCGGCCCGTGCCGTTGCACTTCTCCTACGCGAAGACGCCGGTGCAGGAGACCGTGGAGGAGCTGCTCGAGACCCGACAGGCGCCCGTCTACATCGTGCACTTCTCCCAGGCCGCCGCGATGGAGCGGGCGCAGGCGCTCTCGTCGATCAGGGTGGTGTCGCGCGAGCAGCGCGACGAGATCGCCGACGCGATCGGCGGGTTCCGGTTCAACACCGGATTCGGCAAGATCCTGTCCCGGCTCGTGCGGGCGGGCATCGGCGTGCACCACGCCGGCATGCTGCCGCGCTACCGGCGGCTCGTCGAGACGCTCGCACAGCGCGGGCTGCTCCGCGTCATCTGCGGCACCGACACACTCGGTGTCGGCATCAACGTGCCCATCCGCACGGTGCTCATCACCGCGCTGTCGAAGTTCGACGGCCAGAAGATGCGACAGCTCTCGGCCCGCGAGTTCCACCAGATCGCCGGCCGCGCCGGCCGCGCGGGCTACGACACGGCGGGCACCGTCGTGGTGCTCGCTCCCGAGCACGAGATCGAGAACGAGGCCGCCGTGCGCAAGGCCGGCGACGACCCGAAGAAGATCAAGAAGATCGTGCGCAAGAAGGCCCCGGCCGGGCAGATCACGTGGGGTGAGGGGTCGTTCGAGCGCCTCGTCGCGGCGGAGCCGGAGCCGCTCACGCCGCAGCTGAAGCTCACGGCGGCGATGCTGATCAACGTGATCGGCCGCGGCGGCGACGTGGCTCGCGGCATCCGCTCGCTCTGCTTCGACAACCACGAGCCGCGGGCGCGGCGATTCGAGCTCGCCCGCCGCGCTCTCGACATCCTCCGCACGCTGCGCGATGCGGGCGTGGTCGACCTCCTCCGGGCGTCGGCGCCGGGGCGGCTCGCCGACCTGCGCCTCACCGTCGACCTGCAGCCGAACTTCGCGCTCAACCAGCCGCTCTCGCCGTTCGCACTCGCCGCCATCGAGCTGCTCGATCCCGACGGCGCGCCGGGCACGGGCGTCGGCACCGGTCACTACGCGCTCGACGTCGTGAGCGTCATCGAGTCGACGCTCGACGACCCGCGACCGATCCTCGCCCAGCAGCAGTACAAGGCCCGCGGCGAAGCGGTCGGCGCGATGAAGCAGGAGGGCATCGAGTACGAGCAGCGCATGGAGCTGCTCGAGGAGGTCACCTGGCCGAAACCGCTCGACGAGCTGCTCGCCCAGGCGTTCGAGACGTTCGCATCGAGCCAGCCCTGGGTGCGCGACTTCGAGCTCAGCCCGAAGGCGGTCGTGCGCGACATGTTCGAACGCAGCATGTCGTTCGGCGAGTACGTGTCGTTCTACCAGCTCGCGCGCAGCGAGGGGCTCGTGCTGCGCTACCTCTCCGACGCGTTCCGGGCGATCCGCCAGACGGTGCCCACCGAGGCGAAGGACGAGGAGCTCCTCGACATCATCGAGTGGCTGGGCGAGCTCGTGCGCCAGGTCGATTCGAGCCTCGTCGACGAGTGGAACGAGCTCGTCGATCCCACCTCGCACCTGCCCGAGGACGACGTGCCGGTCGTGCCGCCCGCACCGCCCTCGGTGGTGACGAACCGCCGCGCGTTCACGGTGCTCGTGCGCAACGAGCTGTTCCGCCGTGTGCAGCTCGCGGCGCTCGACCACGACGACGAGCTGCAGCTGCTCGACCCCGGTGAGCTCTGGCCCGACGCGCTGAACCGCTACTACGCCGAGCACGACGAGATCCTGACGGGCGCGCCGGCCCGGTCGCCCCGACTGGTCGCCATCGACGAGACGGATGCCGCGAGCGGCATCTGGCGGGTCGAGCAGACGATCGACGACCCGGCCGGCGACCACGACTGGCGCATCCGCGGCGAGGTCGACCTCGAGGCGTCGGCCGAGGCGGGAGCCGCGGTGGTGCACGTCACCGAGGTCGTGCGGCTCTAG
- a CDS encoding acyl-CoA dehydrogenase gives MVDTASRTSSKQSPERAATVPPKPARDAVSAPIPAPRADAQPASPRVDTELLGRQLLGTWADLRVIARERAAHPDLQRIEGQTMAEHRERVLQQLKILVEQGAVHRAFPTELGGHDDHGGNIAGFEELVLADPSLQIKSGVQWGLFGAAVLHLGTEYHHRTFLPDIMSLKVPGAFAMTETGHGSDVAAIGTTATYDEAKQQFVINTPFRGAWKDYLGNAAVHGTAAVVFAQLITKGVNHGVHAFYVPIRTARGGFLKGIGGEDDGLKGGLNGIDNGRLHFTNVRVPRANLLNRYGSVAEDGTYSSPISSPGRRFFTMLGTLVQGRVSLDGAATSAAAMALTIAITYGNQRRQFNAASETDEEVLLDYQRHQRRLLPKLATTYAQIFAHDEFLVKFDAVFSGKADTDDDRQDLETIAAALKPLSTWHALETLQEAREACGGSGFLAENRLVGLRQDLDVYVTFEGDNNVLLQLVAKRLLTDFSKQFAKADAGVMARYVVSQTAERAYHGTGLRRLAQTIADFGSTRRSVSELRDEETQRELLTDRVETMIAEIAGRLRDARKLPKVDAAAAFNRNQNELIEAARAHAELLQWEAFSRGLAQTTDPGTKQVLTWVRDLFGLGLLEKHLSWYLIHGRLSPQRAQAVTAYIDRLIERLRPHAQDLVDAFGYKPEHLRAKIASGAEQERQDEARAYYAAQRAAGTLPVPEKSKR, from the coding sequence ATGGTTGACACGGCATCCCGTACCAGTTCGAAGCAGTCGCCCGAGCGCGCCGCGACCGTGCCGCCCAAGCCGGCCCGGGACGCGGTGTCCGCGCCGATCCCGGCGCCCCGGGCCGACGCGCAGCCCGCGTCGCCGCGTGTCGACACGGAGCTCCTCGGCCGCCAGCTGCTCGGCACCTGGGCCGACCTGCGCGTGATCGCCCGCGAGCGGGCCGCGCATCCCGACCTGCAGCGCATCGAGGGCCAGACGATGGCCGAGCACCGCGAGCGCGTACTCCAGCAGCTGAAGATCCTGGTCGAGCAGGGTGCCGTGCACCGCGCCTTCCCGACCGAGCTCGGCGGTCACGATGACCACGGCGGCAACATCGCCGGCTTCGAGGAGCTCGTCCTCGCCGACCCGAGCCTGCAGATCAAGTCGGGCGTGCAGTGGGGCCTCTTCGGCGCCGCCGTGCTGCACCTCGGCACCGAGTACCACCACCGCACCTTCCTGCCCGACATCATGTCGCTCAAGGTGCCCGGCGCATTCGCCATGACCGAGACGGGCCACGGGTCGGATGTCGCGGCGATCGGCACCACCGCCACCTACGACGAGGCGAAGCAGCAGTTCGTCATCAACACGCCGTTCCGCGGCGCGTGGAAGGACTACCTCGGCAACGCGGCCGTGCACGGCACCGCCGCGGTCGTCTTCGCCCAGCTCATCACCAAGGGCGTGAACCACGGCGTGCACGCGTTCTACGTGCCGATCCGCACCGCCAGGGGCGGATTCCTCAAGGGCATCGGCGGCGAGGACGACGGCCTCAAGGGCGGCCTCAACGGCATCGACAACGGACGCCTGCACTTCACGAACGTGCGGGTTCCCCGCGCCAACCTGCTGAACCGCTACGGCTCGGTCGCCGAAGACGGCACGTACTCCAGCCCGATCTCGAGCCCCGGCCGCCGGTTCTTCACCATGCTCGGGACCCTCGTACAGGGCCGGGTCTCCCTCGATGGCGCCGCCACGTCGGCCGCCGCGATGGCCCTCACCATCGCGATCACGTACGGCAACCAGCGCCGCCAGTTCAACGCCGCGAGCGAGACCGACGAGGAGGTGCTGCTCGACTACCAGCGCCACCAGCGCCGCCTGCTGCCGAAGCTGGCCACCACGTACGCGCAGATCTTCGCCCACGACGAGTTCCTCGTGAAGTTCGACGCGGTGTTCTCGGGCAAGGCCGACACCGACGACGACCGCCAGGACCTCGAGACGATCGCCGCCGCGTTGAAGCCGCTCTCCACCTGGCACGCGCTCGAGACCCTCCAGGAGGCGCGTGAGGCGTGCGGGGGATCGGGCTTCCTCGCCGAGAACCGCCTCGTCGGCCTCCGCCAGGACCTCGACGTCTACGTCACCTTCGAGGGCGACAACAACGTGCTGCTGCAGCTCGTCGCCAAGCGCCTGCTCACCGACTTCTCGAAGCAGTTCGCGAAGGCCGATGCCGGCGTGATGGCGCGGTACGTCGTGTCGCAGACGGCCGAGCGCGCCTACCACGGCACCGGCCTCCGCCGCCTGGCGCAGACCATCGCCGACTTCGGGTCGACCCGCCGGTCGGTCTCCGAGCTGCGTGACGAGGAGACGCAGCGCGAGCTGCTCACCGACCGCGTCGAGACGATGATCGCCGAGATCGCCGGGCGCCTCCGTGACGCGCGCAAGCTGCCGAAGGTCGACGCCGCCGCGGCGTTCAACCGCAACCAGAACGAGCTCATCGAGGCGGCTCGCGCGCACGCGGAGCTGCTCCAGTGGGAGGCGTTCTCGCGCGGCCTCGCGCAGACCACCGACCCGGGCACGAAGCAGGTGCTCACGTGGGTGCGCGACCTCTTCGGCCTGGGCCTCCTCGAGAAGCACCTCTCGTGGTACCTCATCCACGGGCGCCTGTCACCGCAGCGTGCGCAGGCCGTCACCGCCTACATCGACCGCCTCATCGAGCGGCTCCGGCCGCACGCGCAGGACCTCGTCGACGCGTTCGGGTACAAGCCCGAGCACCTGCGCGCGAAGATCGCGTCGGGCGCCGAGCAGGAGCGCCAGGACGAGGCCCGCGCGTACTACGCCGCGCAGCGGGCGGCGGGCACCCTGCCCGTGCCCGAGAAGTCGAAGAGGTAG
- a CDS encoding glycoside hydrolase family 3 N-terminal domain-containing protein, whose translation MTDTTTTTGTSAARELDARYRDASLPTAERVEILLAQMTLEEKAGLFFQTMIAAGDDGSLSQGGDAFGLPSTDEVVSGRLMNHFNVLALPPTPELIAEWHNRLQEAAAATRLGIPVTVSTDPRHSYTDNPLAGMLAGSFSVWPETLGLAATRDEELVERFGDIARREYTAVGIRVALHPQIDLATEPRWSRALQTFGEDPDLAGRLGAAYIRGFQGAELGPESVATMTKHFPGGGPQKDGEDPHFAHGREQVYPGDEFETHLKPFEAAFEAGTSQIMPYYGMPVGTEYEEVGFGFNRSVITGLLRERYGFDGIVCTDWGLINDSEIMGEPFPARAWGVEHLTPRERMRKVIDAGVDQFGGEADPAMLVDLVRSGEITEERLDVSARRLLREKFVLGLFDQPFVDVERAKRVVGSPEFLAAGEAAQRAAITLLVNRERPDASGAPRPVLPLARGLRLYVEGVPAEVAAEYGEVVASPADADVAILRLQAPFEQRPTFFENFFHSGSLDFPAEQVAHVREVAAAVPTVVDVFLDRPAILSPFVDDLAALTANWGANPRALFDVLVGDAAPQGALPFDLPSSMAAVEASRPDVPFDTAEPLFRFGHGLRYAG comes from the coding sequence ATGACCGACACCACGACCACGACCGGAACGTCCGCGGCCCGCGAACTGGACGCCCGCTATCGCGACGCGAGCCTGCCGACCGCCGAGCGCGTCGAGATCCTGCTCGCGCAGATGACGCTCGAGGAGAAGGCCGGGCTCTTCTTCCAGACCATGATCGCCGCGGGCGACGACGGCTCCCTCTCCCAGGGCGGCGACGCCTTCGGCCTCCCGTCCACCGACGAGGTCGTCTCGGGCAGGCTCATGAACCACTTCAACGTGCTCGCCCTCCCTCCGACGCCCGAGCTGATCGCCGAGTGGCACAACCGCCTGCAGGAGGCCGCGGCCGCGACCCGCCTCGGCATCCCCGTGACCGTGTCGACCGACCCGCGCCACTCCTACACCGACAATCCGCTCGCGGGCATGCTCGCCGGGTCGTTCTCGGTCTGGCCCGAGACGCTGGGGCTCGCCGCCACCCGCGACGAGGAGCTCGTCGAGCGGTTCGGCGACATCGCCCGGCGCGAGTACACCGCCGTCGGCATCCGCGTCGCCCTGCATCCCCAGATCGACCTCGCCACCGAGCCACGCTGGTCGCGCGCCCTGCAGACGTTCGGTGAGGACCCCGACCTGGCCGGCCGGCTCGGGGCCGCCTACATCCGCGGCTTCCAGGGTGCCGAGCTCGGCCCCGAGTCGGTCGCCACCATGACGAAGCACTTCCCGGGCGGCGGCCCCCAGAAGGACGGCGAGGACCCGCACTTCGCGCACGGCCGAGAGCAGGTCTATCCCGGCGACGAGTTCGAGACCCACCTGAAGCCGTTCGAGGCGGCGTTCGAGGCCGGCACGAGCCAGATCATGCCGTACTACGGCATGCCGGTGGGCACCGAGTACGAGGAGGTCGGCTTCGGCTTCAACAGGTCGGTCATCACGGGGTTGCTCCGCGAGCGGTACGGCTTCGACGGCATCGTCTGCACCGACTGGGGCCTCATCAACGACTCGGAGATCATGGGCGAGCCCTTCCCGGCGCGCGCGTGGGGCGTCGAGCACCTCACTCCGCGCGAGCGCATGAGGAAGGTCATCGACGCGGGCGTCGACCAGTTCGGCGGTGAGGCCGACCCCGCCATGCTCGTCGACCTGGTGCGTTCGGGCGAGATCACCGAGGAGCGGCTGGACGTCTCGGCCCGTCGCCTGCTGCGTGAGAAGTTCGTGCTCGGCCTGTTCGACCAGCCCTTCGTCGACGTCGAGCGTGCGAAGCGCGTCGTCGGCTCGCCCGAGTTCCTCGCGGCGGGGGAGGCCGCACAGCGTGCGGCGATCACCCTGCTCGTCAATCGCGAGCGGCCGGATGCCTCGGGCGCGCCGCGTCCCGTGCTCCCGCTCGCTCGCGGGCTGCGCCTCTACGTCGAGGGCGTCCCGGCCGAGGTCGCCGCCGAGTACGGCGAGGTCGTCGCCTCGCCGGCCGACGCGGACGTCGCGATCCTTCGCCTGCAGGCGCCGTTCGAGCAGCGTCCGACGTTCTTCGAGAACTTCTTCCACTCGGGCTCGCTCGACTTCCCGGCCGAGCAGGTCGCGCACGTGCGCGAGGTCGCCGCGGCGGTGCCGACCGTCGTCGACGTGTTCCTCGACCGCCCGGCGATCCTCTCGCCGTTCGTCGACGACCTCGCCGCCCTCACCGCGAACTGGGGTGCGAACCCGCGGGCCCTGTTCGATGTGCTCGTCGGCGACGCCGCCCCCCAGGGCGCATTGCCGTTCGACCTGCCGTCGAGCATGGCCGCCGTCGAGGCGAGCCGGCCCGACGTGCCCTTCGACACGGCGGAGCCCCTGTTCCGGTTCGGGCACGGCCTGCGCTACGCCGGCTGA
- a CDS encoding EamA family transporter, with product MVTAVFSLLGAFVFGAADFLGGLAAKRVSSVLATAVAALTGFVLLAAAAPFLGGDWTGHDVFWGVVSGVTGAVAISLLYASLAIGPMSILSPLTAVVSAVVPMVWGLVIGGERFAALGYWALGLALVAVVLVGFVPERGAVRPSLRGILMAIGSGIAIGAFFVTIDQTSEQSGVVPLLLNRAVTATIMFAAFGVLAVVTARRRRGGTAGPAASPDDVVDQRMPRPAAVGTVVAPTRSATAAGVRLAVLCGAVDVTANGLLLIGIRAGDLSVAAVLGAMYPAGTILLAAIVLKERIAPVQWIGLVLALVAAGMLALA from the coding sequence ATGGTCACCGCCGTCTTCTCGCTCCTCGGGGCCTTCGTCTTCGGCGCGGCCGACTTCCTGGGTGGGCTGGCCGCCAAGCGCGTGAGTTCCGTGCTCGCCACGGCGGTCGCCGCGCTCACCGGGTTCGTGCTCCTCGCCGCCGCCGCGCCGTTCCTCGGCGGCGACTGGACCGGCCACGACGTGTTCTGGGGCGTGGTGTCCGGCGTCACCGGCGCGGTGGCCATCTCGCTGCTGTACGCCAGCCTCGCGATCGGGCCGATGAGCATCCTGTCCCCGCTCACCGCCGTGGTGTCCGCCGTAGTCCCGATGGTGTGGGGCCTCGTCATCGGTGGGGAGCGGTTCGCGGCGCTCGGCTATTGGGCGCTCGGGCTGGCCCTCGTCGCGGTCGTGCTCGTGGGATTCGTTCCCGAACGCGGCGCCGTGCGTCCGAGCCTCCGCGGCATCCTCATGGCGATCGGCTCGGGCATCGCGATCGGCGCATTCTTCGTGACGATCGACCAGACCTCCGAGCAGAGCGGCGTCGTGCCGCTGCTCCTCAACCGTGCCGTGACGGCGACCATCATGTTCGCCGCGTTCGGCGTGCTGGCCGTCGTGACCGCGCGCCGCCGACGGGGCGGGACCGCAGGGCCGGCGGCATCCCCCGACGATGTGGTGGACCAGCGGATGCCGCGGCCCGCCGCCGTGGGCACGGTCGTCGCCCCGACCCGTTCCGCCACCGCGGCGGGCGTGCGCCTCGCGGTCCTCTGCGGCGCCGTCGACGTGACGGCGAACGGCCTGCTGCTCATCGGCATCCGTGCCGGAGACCTCTCGGTCGCGGCCGTGCTCGGCGCCATGTATCCGGCGGGCACCATCCTGCTGGCCGCGATCGTGTTGAAGGAGCGCATCGCCCCGGTGCAGTGGATCGGGCTGGTGCTCGCGCTCGTGGCCGCCGGGATGCTCGCGCTGGCGTGA
- the recQ gene encoding DNA helicase RecQ: protein MPQPARSGPVAASPTSVAVPPRGIRAAPARFASAAEALHTVFGYESFRGEQAEIIAQVAGGGDAVVLMPTGGGKSLCYQIPALLREGTGVVVSPLIALMHDQVDALVRNGVRAAYLNSSQQPAERAAVERAYLAGELDLLYIAPERLNSEASKRFLEGGRVALFAIDEAHCVAQWGHDFRPDYLALSDLAERWPAVPRVALTATATEATHREITTRLSLEGARHFVSSFDRPNIQYRIAPKIEVRKQLLDFVRTEGRDASGAPVSGIVYALSRASTEKLAAFLAANGVNALPYHAGLDAGLRRSTQERFLREDGVVIVATIAFGMGIDKPDVRFVAHVDLPKSVEGYYQETGRAGRDGMPATAWLAYGLQDVVQQRRMIDESPGDLAHRRRLSEHLDAMLALCETVQCRRQNLLGYFGEPSRPCGNCDTCLEPPEAWDGTVPAQKLMSTIVRLQRERRQKFGAGHLIDILRGKETPRVRQYGHDALATWSIGADLSEQQWRGVVRQLLAQGLLATHGEYGTLTITDAAAEVLSGARSVMLRTEADRPSSRSRGPKAVAAAADLEPAQAELFEALRTWRAGEAREQGVPAYIVFGDATLRAVAVARPARLGDLDGITGIGAKKLEAYGEALLAVVAAA from the coding sequence ATGCCGCAGCCGGCTCGATCCGGCCCCGTCGCCGCATCTCCGACCTCCGTGGCCGTCCCGCCACGAGGCATCCGCGCCGCCCCCGCCAGGTTCGCGTCGGCCGCCGAGGCGCTGCACACGGTGTTCGGCTACGAGTCGTTCCGCGGCGAGCAGGCCGAGATCATCGCGCAGGTCGCGGGTGGCGGCGACGCCGTCGTGCTCATGCCCACCGGCGGCGGCAAGAGCCTCTGCTACCAGATCCCCGCGCTCCTCCGCGAGGGCACCGGCGTCGTCGTGTCGCCCCTGATCGCCCTCATGCATGACCAGGTCGACGCGCTCGTGCGCAACGGCGTGCGCGCCGCCTACCTCAACTCGAGCCAGCAGCCGGCCGAACGTGCGGCGGTCGAGCGCGCCTACCTCGCGGGCGAGCTCGACCTGCTCTACATCGCGCCCGAGCGGCTGAACTCCGAGGCGTCCAAGCGGTTCCTCGAGGGGGGTCGGGTCGCCCTCTTCGCCATCGACGAGGCGCACTGCGTCGCCCAGTGGGGTCACGACTTCCGGCCCGACTACCTCGCTCTCTCCGACCTCGCCGAGCGCTGGCCCGCGGTGCCGCGCGTCGCGCTCACGGCCACGGCCACCGAGGCGACGCACCGAGAGATCACCACGCGCCTCTCGCTCGAGGGCGCCCGGCATTTCGTGTCGAGCTTCGACCGGCCCAACATCCAGTACCGCATCGCGCCCAAGATCGAGGTCCGCAAGCAGCTCCTCGACTTCGTCCGCACCGAGGGCCGGGACGCCTCGGGCGCGCCCGTCTCGGGCATCGTCTACGCCCTCTCCCGGGCGAGCACCGAGAAGCTCGCGGCGTTCCTCGCCGCCAACGGCGTCAACGCGCTGCCCTACCACGCCGGCCTCGACGCGGGGCTGCGCCGGAGCACGCAGGAGCGATTCCTGCGCGAAGACGGCGTGGTCATCGTCGCCACCATCGCGTTCGGCATGGGCATCGACAAGCCCGACGTGCGATTCGTCGCCCACGTCGACCTGCCGAAGTCCGTCGAGGGCTACTACCAGGAGACGGGGCGTGCGGGCCGCGACGGCATGCCCGCGACCGCGTGGCTGGCCTACGGCCTGCAGGACGTCGTGCAGCAGCGCCGCATGATCGACGAAAGCCCCGGCGACCTCGCGCATCGCCGCCGCCTGTCCGAGCACCTCGACGCGATGCTCGCCCTCTGCGAGACGGTGCAGTGCCGAAGGCAGAACCTGCTCGGCTACTTCGGCGAGCCGAGCCGGCCGTGCGGCAACTGCGACACCTGCCTCGAGCCGCCCGAGGCGTGGGACGGCACGGTGCCCGCGCAGAAGCTGATGTCGACCATCGTGCGCCTCCAGCGCGAGCGCCGCCAGAAGTTCGGCGCGGGCCACCTCATCGACATCCTCCGCGGAAAGGAGACGCCGCGCGTGCGCCAGTACGGCCATGACGCCCTCGCGACGTGGTCGATCGGCGCCGACCTCTCCGAGCAGCAGTGGCGCGGCGTCGTCCGTCAGCTCCTCGCCCAGGGTCTCCTGGCGACGCACGGCGAGTACGGCACCCTGACGATCACGGATGCCGCGGCCGAGGTGCTGTCGGGCGCCCGCAGCGTGATGCTCCGCACCGAGGCCGACCGGCCGTCGTCGCGGTCGCGCGGTCCCAAGGCCGTGGCCGCGGCGGCCGACCTCGAACCGGCCCAGGCCGAGCTGTTCGAGGCGCTGCGCACGTGGCGGGCGGGCGAGGCGCGCGAGCAGGGCGTGCCCGCCTACATCGTCTTCGGCGATGCCACCCTCCGAGCGGTCGCGGTGGCCAGGCCTGCGCGGCTCGGCGACCTCGACGGCATCACCGGCATCGGCGCGAAGAAGCTCGAGGCCTATGGCGAGGCGCTGCTCGCGGTGGTCGCGGCCGCGTAA
- a CDS encoding YcnI family protein — MRIARLSAVGLTAGVAITLAAAPLAASAHVSVTPSSTAAGSYSVLTFSLSHGCEESPTTSLTFDLPDGIDSVAPTVNPNWTIEKVADGDRTAQVVYTAITPLESGYRDTVELSVKLPEDAAGETLSFPVLQSCEVGETNWNQVAEEGEAEPESPAPSIVVTEATGDEHSHGAAVAGDAGTEGDEHTGHDDSATAETTAAGTGASDGVARVLGIGGLIVGVVGIVLAVTARRRPRSDA, encoded by the coding sequence ATGCGTATCGCACGCCTCTCCGCCGTCGGCCTCACCGCCGGCGTCGCCATCACCCTCGCCGCCGCGCCCCTCGCCGCGAGCGCCCACGTCAGCGTCACGCCGAGCAGCACCGCCGCCGGCAGCTACTCGGTGCTCACGTTCTCGCTCAGCCACGGCTGCGAGGAATCCCCGACCACCAGCCTCACCTTCGACCTCCCCGACGGCATCGACAGCGTCGCGCCGACGGTCAACCCGAACTGGACCATCGAGAAGGTGGCCGACGGCGACCGCACCGCGCAGGTCGTCTACACGGCGATCACGCCGCTCGAGAGCGGCTACCGCGACACGGTCGAGCTGTCGGTGAAGCTGCCCGAGGACGCCGCGGGCGAGACGCTCTCCTTCCCGGTGCTGCAGTCGTGCGAGGTCGGCGAGACGAACTGGAACCAGGTCGCCGAAGAGGGCGAGGCGGAGCCCGAGAGCCCCGCTCCCTCGATCGTCGTGACAGAGGCCACGGGCGACGAGCACAGCCACGGCGCGGCCGTCGCCGGTGATGCCGGAACCGAGGGCGACGAGCACACCGGTCACGACGACTCGGCGACCGCCGAGACGACGGCCGCCGGCACGGGTGCCTCCGACGGCGTGGCACGGGTGCTCGGCATCGGCGGGCTCATCGTCGGCGTGGTCGGCATCGTGCTGGCCGTCACCGCACGCCGCCGTCCCCGGTCGGACGCGTGA